From Ramlibacter agri, a single genomic window includes:
- the fdhD gene encoding formate dehydrogenase accessory sulfurtransferase FdhD, with the protein MKPFDAPLAPPAGVRALAVSQRRGAELRETQDWVAEEVPVALEYNGLSHAVMLATPADLEDFALGFSFTEDLVDSPSDVRDIEVVEGELGITVRLEIASSCFVRLKERRRSLAGRTGCGLCGAESLPQAVRRPPVLQSAACFDAIAVRLAMEALRERQPLHAASGASHAAAFADCSGALRVVREDVGRHNALDKLAGAMLRERRDASSGFVAVTSRASYEMAGKTARLGAPLLAAVSGVTALAVEVSEEAGLCLAGFARGDSLNLYAHPQRIRHGK; encoded by the coding sequence ATGAAGCCCTTCGATGCACCACTGGCGCCGCCGGCCGGCGTGCGCGCGCTGGCCGTGAGCCAGCGGCGCGGCGCGGAGCTGCGCGAGACGCAGGACTGGGTGGCCGAGGAAGTGCCGGTGGCGCTGGAGTACAACGGCCTGTCGCATGCCGTGATGCTGGCGACGCCGGCGGACCTGGAGGACTTCGCCCTGGGCTTCTCGTTCACCGAGGACCTGGTCGATTCGCCTTCCGACGTGCGTGACATCGAGGTCGTCGAAGGCGAGCTCGGGATCACCGTGCGGCTGGAGATCGCTTCTTCGTGCTTCGTGCGGCTGAAGGAGCGGCGGCGCAGCCTGGCCGGCCGCACCGGCTGCGGGCTGTGCGGCGCGGAGAGCCTGCCTCAGGCGGTGCGGCGTCCGCCGGTCTTGCAGTCTGCGGCATGTTTCGATGCCATTGCCGTCAGGTTGGCCATGGAAGCCTTGCGCGAACGGCAACCGCTTCATGCGGCCAGCGGTGCTTCGCATGCCGCTGCATTTGCCGATTGTTCTGGCGCGTTGCGGGTCGTGCGCGAAGACGTCGGCCGCCATAACGCGCTGGACAAGCTGGCGGGCGCGATGTTGCGTGAGCGGCGCGACGCGTCTTCCGGCTTCGTCGCCGTCACCAGCCGCGCGAGCTACGAGATGGCGGGCAAGACGGCTCGTCTCGGCGCGCCCCTGCTGGCAGCCGTCTCCGGCGTCACGGCCCTCGCCGTCGAAGTTTCAGAGGAAGCGGGCCTGTGCCTGGCCGGCTTCGCCCGGGGCGACAGCCTCAACCTTTACGCGCACCCGCAGCGCATCCGCCATGGAAAGTGA
- a CDS encoding formate dehydrogenase subunit delta → MESESLVRMANRIGDFFESFPDREEALDGIANHIRKFWEPRMRTQLLAAIDAGDSGLRPEVLEAIARHRAMLTPARPVPTA, encoded by the coding sequence ATGGAAAGTGAAAGCCTGGTCCGCATGGCCAACCGCATCGGCGACTTTTTCGAATCCTTCCCGGACCGCGAAGAAGCGCTGGACGGCATCGCCAACCACATCCGCAAGTTCTGGGAGCCGCGCATGCGCACGCAGCTGCTGGCGGCGATCGATGCGGGGGATTCGGGGTTGCGGCCGGAGGTTCTCGAAGCAATAGCACGGCATCGCGCCATGTTGACACCTGCCCGGCCGGTGCCGACCGCGTAG
- a CDS encoding ATP-dependent Clp protease proteolytic subunit, with product MNHMHSPEEEREAGQAPVHEPRTSFLEEKAFKARMVLVFGTVTDTLAADVARRLLALDAESNMPIDMLVSSPGGHLESGDAIHDMVRFISSPVNMIGTGWVGSAATHLYLSVPKERRFCTPNTRFLIHQPSGGAGGPASDIAIHAQEIIKARERIAKTISDATGQSYDQVALDIERDRWLSAEEAIEYGLVGRIINQKTDIHP from the coding sequence ATGAACCACATGCACTCCCCCGAAGAGGAACGGGAAGCCGGCCAGGCGCCCGTGCACGAGCCGCGGACCTCGTTCCTGGAAGAGAAGGCCTTCAAGGCGCGCATGGTGCTGGTGTTCGGCACCGTCACCGACACGCTGGCGGCCGACGTCGCGCGCCGCCTGCTGGCGCTGGACGCCGAGTCCAACATGCCCATCGACATGCTGGTCAGCTCGCCGGGCGGCCACCTGGAGTCGGGCGACGCCATCCATGACATGGTGCGCTTCATCAGCTCGCCGGTGAACATGATCGGCACCGGCTGGGTGGGCAGCGCCGCCACCCACCTGTACCTGTCCGTGCCCAAGGAGCGCCGCTTCTGCACGCCCAACACGCGCTTCCTGATCCACCAACCGTCCGGCGGCGCCGGCGGCCCGGCCAGCGACATCGCGATCCACGCCCAGGAAATCATCAAGGCGCGCGAACGCATCGCCAAGACCATCTCCGACGCCACCGGCCAGTCCTACGACCAGGTGGCCCTGGACATCGAGCGTGACCGCTGGCTGTCGGCGGAAGAGGCGATCGAGTACGGCCTGGTGGGGCGGATCATCAACCAGAAGACGGATATCCACCCGTAA
- a CDS encoding response regulator yields the protein MLFLLAAGPAAADHTLPAAMAGRLELAWVPDEPLPLQGEWGFAWHRFVDPHWQGLPTSAFAPVPSSWNDLTVDGKPPGENGWGTYALQVDCPAGRSLAVEVNGQRTASRLYINGEEVAAHGEPGPDRERSWPAVYSRVPVTRVFACPLRLTLHISNFDHRAGGFVRPMMVGTVDVLERARERRIIYDTVLLAAYLITGGLSLIFFTVRRREMAPLVFGLFCVCMAIYTDMIGERLFLRFFGPQVAWYPYMRVEYLSWIASMALFFLTLRGLFPAEIHRRAVQLVLAGLGLGAVAVLALRPGQYSYVVVPGQAIAVIVAIYIAVAMVRAGRSARTDARVLLAGMLAIFAALVADLLLIDAPGPDKKFAPIGFALFMLSPAVVIARRLTKALNAEERSRTLEENARLREDVERMSRHDLKTPLNSILGAARLLRDEDRLTADQRELVGVLQRAALRMLEMVNLSLGLFKMETGNYDLRAQPVDLRQVVTRVLVDLHPFADANAVTLFSQGSGHAPIYVRGEELLCYSIIANLVKNAVEAAGPGKRVSLALAGGDPVTVTVHNPGQVPPEIAAQFFEKYVTSGKSGGTGLGTYSARLMARAQQGELAMRTDPAEGTTLTLTLPPLKGEPPAPLPMLPIDQPALALDGVPPRTVLLVDDDEFMRLVTRRLLPSPPFTVETAANGQAAVESMGRHWPDFLLLDMEMPLRSGVDTVRWVREQEAVHGRPRCAVVMLSGNDDEASTARALQAGADRFLVKPVSREHLLATLRELEAGLPPSEADGLAIPPHEPARPADEIVVVDPEWVEFFPDLMSYQRDTVEAMARALAAGDREDLQFLAHRAKGGLATMGLEWAARQSRLLERDALTAPATELEHIIAAMREHLVRVRLESK from the coding sequence TTGCTGTTCCTGCTGGCCGCCGGCCCGGCCGCGGCCGACCACACCTTGCCGGCGGCGATGGCGGGCCGGCTGGAACTGGCGTGGGTGCCGGACGAGCCGCTGCCGCTGCAGGGCGAATGGGGCTTTGCCTGGCATCGCTTCGTCGATCCCCATTGGCAGGGCCTGCCCACGAGCGCCTTCGCGCCGGTGCCTTCCAGCTGGAACGACCTGACGGTGGACGGCAAGCCGCCCGGCGAGAACGGCTGGGGCACTTACGCGCTGCAGGTCGATTGCCCGGCCGGCCGCTCGTTGGCGGTGGAGGTGAACGGCCAGCGCACCGCTTCGCGCCTGTACATCAACGGCGAGGAAGTCGCCGCGCACGGCGAGCCGGGCCCTGACCGCGAGCGCAGCTGGCCCGCGGTGTACAGCCGGGTCCCCGTCACGCGCGTGTTTGCCTGCCCGCTGCGGCTGACGCTGCACATCTCCAATTTCGACCACCGCGCCGGTGGCTTCGTGCGGCCCATGATGGTCGGCACGGTCGACGTGCTGGAGCGCGCCCGCGAGCGGCGGATCATCTACGACACCGTGCTGCTGGCCGCCTACCTGATCACGGGCGGGCTGAGCCTGATCTTCTTCACGGTGCGCCGGCGCGAAATGGCGCCATTGGTCTTCGGCCTGTTCTGCGTGTGCATGGCCATCTACACCGACATGATCGGCGAGCGCCTGTTCCTGCGCTTCTTCGGCCCGCAGGTGGCCTGGTACCCGTACATGCGCGTGGAGTACCTGAGCTGGATCGCGTCGATGGCGCTGTTCTTCCTGACCCTGCGCGGGCTGTTCCCGGCGGAGATCCACCGCCGCGCCGTGCAGCTGGTGCTGGCCGGCCTGGGGCTGGGCGCGGTGGCGGTGCTGGCGCTGCGACCGGGGCAGTATTCGTACGTGGTGGTGCCGGGCCAGGCCATCGCCGTGATCGTGGCCATCTACATCGCGGTAGCCATGGTGCGCGCCGGGCGGAGCGCGCGCACGGATGCGCGGGTGCTGCTGGCCGGCATGCTGGCCATCTTCGCGGCGCTCGTGGCCGACCTGCTGCTCATCGACGCGCCGGGTCCGGACAAGAAGTTCGCGCCGATCGGCTTCGCGCTGTTCATGCTGTCGCCGGCTGTCGTCATCGCCCGGCGCCTCACCAAGGCGCTCAACGCCGAGGAGCGCAGCCGCACGCTGGAGGAGAACGCGAGGCTGCGCGAGGATGTCGAGCGCATGTCGCGGCACGACCTGAAGACGCCGCTGAACAGCATCCTCGGCGCAGCGCGCCTGCTGCGCGACGAGGACCGGCTCACGGCCGACCAGCGCGAGCTGGTGGGCGTGCTGCAGCGCGCGGCACTGCGCATGCTGGAGATGGTCAACCTGTCGCTGGGCCTGTTCAAGATGGAGACCGGCAACTACGACCTGCGGGCGCAGCCGGTGGACCTGCGCCAGGTGGTCACCCGCGTGCTGGTGGACCTGCACCCGTTCGCCGACGCCAATGCCGTCACGCTGTTCTCCCAGGGTTCCGGCCACGCGCCCATCTACGTGCGCGGCGAGGAGCTGCTGTGCTACTCCATCATCGCCAACCTGGTGAAGAACGCGGTGGAGGCGGCCGGCCCGGGCAAGCGCGTGTCGCTGGCGCTGGCGGGCGGCGACCCCGTGACGGTGACCGTGCACAACCCCGGGCAGGTGCCGCCGGAGATCGCGGCCCAGTTCTTCGAAAAATACGTGACCAGCGGCAAGAGCGGCGGCACCGGCCTGGGCACCTATTCGGCGCGGCTGATGGCGCGGGCGCAGCAGGGCGAACTGGCCATGCGCACGGATCCGGCCGAAGGCACCACGCTCACGCTCACGCTGCCCCCGCTGAAGGGCGAGCCGCCGGCGCCGCTGCCCATGCTGCCGATCGACCAGCCGGCGCTGGCCCTGGACGGCGTGCCGCCGCGCACGGTGCTGCTGGTGGACGACGACGAATTCATGCGGCTGGTGACGCGCCGCCTGCTGCCCAGCCCGCCCTTCACGGTGGAGACCGCCGCCAACGGCCAGGCCGCCGTGGAGTCCATGGGCCGGCACTGGCCGGACTTCCTGCTGCTGGACATGGAAATGCCCTTGCGCAGCGGCGTGGACACGGTGCGCTGGGTGCGCGAGCAGGAAGCCGTGCATGGCCGGCCGCGCTGCGCGGTGGTCATGTTGTCGGGCAATGACGACGAGGCGTCCACCGCGCGGGCGCTGCAGGCCGGCGCCGACCGCTTCCTCGTCAAGCCGGTCAGCCGCGAGCACCTGCTGGCGACCCTGCGCGAGCTGGAGGCCGGCTTGCCGCCTTCGGAAGCCGACGGGCTGGCCATCCCGCCGCACGAGCCGGCCAGGCCGGCGGACGAGATCGTCGTCGTCGATCCCGAGTGGGTCGAGTTCTTCCCCGACCTCATGAGCTACCAGCGCGACACGGTGGAGGCGATGGCGCGCGCGCTGGCCGCCGGCGACCGCGAGGACCTGCAGTTCCTGGCGCACCGGGCCAAGGGCGGCCTGGCGACCATGGGCCTCGAATGGGCGGCGCGCCAGAGCCGGCTGCTGGAACGCGATGCGCTGACGGCGCCGGCGACCGAGCTGGAGCACATCATCGCGGCGATGCGCGAGCACCTGGTGAGGGTCCGGCTCGAGTCCAAGTGA